The Procambarus clarkii isolate CNS0578487 chromosome 91, FALCON_Pclarkii_2.0, whole genome shotgun sequence genome includes a region encoding these proteins:
- the AIMP3 gene encoding eukaryotic translation elongation factor 1 epsilon-1 yields MEKEVLGQTAKYLQAGRLKMSQESNKVVIELGGKKIAGFVCGTLHLVRSQKAELEGRTNLEKCLTQHWLTYCTTDLFHCPTYEALNGCLQYINTELANHSYLCGYTPTVADIVMFLALHPFISKWTFLQKEQYMNISRWFGSMQNDDDLRKTYAPVQFSRTLLYEGTSRPH; encoded by the exons ATGGAGAAGGAAGTCCTGGGCCAGACGGCCAAGTATCTTCAAGCAGGACGACTTAAGATGTCACAGGAGAGTAACAAG GTTGTTATAGAACTGGGAGGAAAGAAGATTGCTGGGTTTGTATGCGGGACTTTGCATCTTGTCCGCTCACAGAAGGCTGAACTAGAAGGCCGTACCAATCTAGAAAAATGTCTCACCCAGCACTGGCTAACTTACTGTACAACTGACCTCTTCCATTGTCCCACCTATGAG GCCCTTAATGGATGTCTACAATACATTAATACAGAGTTGGCCAATCATTCCTACCTATGCGGCTACACACCAACAGTTGCCGATATAGTAATGTTCCTTGCACTTCATCCCTTCATATCTAAGTGGACCTTCCTTCAAAAG GAGCAGTATATGAACATCTCCAGATGGTTCGGTTCTATGCAAAATGACGATGATCTTCGTAAGACATATGCACCAGTTCAATTCTCTCGAACATTGTTGTATGAAGGAACTAGCAGGCCTCACTGA